A single region of the Anopheles funestus chromosome X, idAnoFuneDA-416_04, whole genome shotgun sequence genome encodes:
- the LOC125766068 gene encoding uncharacterized protein LOC125766068, with translation MHSTSQGGSMAATLLQQKTFMNGLTGGSSNAGAPDGSASSTAVTSTGTPTALVGTPSSGSGVGIVKTFLPVSKTLIHHLLPNHTLQTDHHNAPGGTLLHRGNNTTGAFVVVASPTLDNISNNHHRTEQYRTNRGTSSVSTFNILTPSGCDDPPASALDEIFSPLPRQLESTAQPLEIATDCVWDAIDPPVTTPAAVGQCQQPTTTPTNHASINTQHALNSFHADLRNVDERETHRTVVPDGSTTSETVATVQMEHTETKNEPLPTVVETGEEQDAEPEPEIDIVINNVVCSFSVRCHLNLHDIALNGDNVEFRRENGMVTMKLRRPYTTASIWSSGKITCTGATSEDQAKVAARRYSRCLQKLGFNVRLRNFRIVNVLGTCAMPWGIKIVNFSEKYKQDASYEPELHPGVTYKLHSPRATLKIFSTGSITVTAASVAYVQAAIEHIFPLVYEFRKKRTPHERLELLKQPPTFDPQDFDVPEDCDLDPAGAVNGPLEDEPLEVLAPAEDYEMQEEETAANRNGNTKAIDKSNSIRAECAAKGGQRFVH, from the exons ATGCATAGCACCTCTCAAGGAGGTAGTATGGCTGCTACTCTGCTACAGCAGAAAACCTTCATGAACGGCCTGACAGGCGGTTCCAGCAATGCCGGTGCGCCGGATGGAAGTGCCAGCAGTACGGCAGTGACGAGCACCGGCACACCAACAGCTCTAGTGGGCACACCATCCTCAGGAAGTGGTGTCGGTATTGTGAAAACGTTCCTGCCCGTTTCAAAAACGCTCATTCATCACCTGCTGCCTAATCACACACTGCAAACAGACCATCACAATGCACCCGGTGGTACGCTGTTGCATCGCGGCAACAATACCACCGGTGCGTTTGTCGTTGTAGCGTCACCGACGCTCGATAACATTAGCAACAATCATCACAGAACTGAACAATATCGAACAAATCGTGGTACGTCTAGTGTAAGTACATTTAACATTCTAACACCGAGCGGATGTGATGATCCGCCCGCTAGTGCGCTGGATGAGATCTTCAGTCCGCTACCTCGCCAGCTGGAATCGACCGCACAGCCGTTGGAAATCGCGACCGATTGTGTGTGGGATGCAATTGATCCTCCGGTCACTACGCCAGCGGCTGTTGGACAGTGTCAGCAACCCACCACCACACCAACCAATCATGCCTCAATCAACACGCAGCACGCGTTGAACAGTTTTCACGCCGATTTGCGTAATGTCGATGAACGGGAAACGCATCGTACGGTGGTACCGGATGGATCTACTACCAGTGAAACGGTAGCCACTGTACAGATGGAACATACCGAAACAAAGAACGAACCGTTGCCAACCGTGGTGGAAACTGGCGAAGAACAGGATGCCGAACCGGAGCCGGAAATTGATATCGTAATCAACAATGTCGTTTGCTCCTTTAGCGTTCGGTGCCATCTAAACCTGCACGATATCGCACTGAACGGTGATAATGTTGAGTTTCGGCGTGAAAACGGTATGGTGACGATGAAACTGCGTCGCCCCTACACGACCGCTTCAATCTGGTCGTCGGGCAAAATCACCTGTACCGGCGCGACTTCGGAAGATCAG GCCAAAGTGGCAGCACGTCGCTACTCGCGTTGTCTGCAAAAGCTCGGCTTCAATGTGCGGCTGCGGAACTTTCGCATCGTAAACGTACTCGGCACCTGTGCCATGCCGTGGGGTATCAAAATCGTCAACTTCTCGGAGAAGTACAAACAGGACGCTAGTTACGAGCCGGAACTGCATCCCGGCGTTACGTACAAGCTGCATTCGCCACGTGCCACgctgaaaatattttccactggAAGTATCACCGTTACCG CTGCCAGTGTGGCCTACGTGCAAGCTGCAATAGAGCACATCTTCCCGCTGGTGTACGAGTTTCGCAAGAAGCGCACTCCGCACGAACGGCTCGAACTGCTCAAGCAGCCGCCCACCTTCGATCCGCAGGACTTCGATGTGCCGGAGGATTGTGATCTCGATCCTGCCGGTGCTGTGAACGGACCTTTGGAGGATGAACCTTTGGAGGTGCTTGCGCCGGCGGAGGATTACGAAATGCAGGAGGAGGAAACTGCTGCAAACCGAAACGGTAACACCAAAGCAATAGACAAAAGCAATAGTATTAGGGCAGAATGTGCTGCAAAGGGAGGACAACGTTTTGTGCACTAA